Below is a genomic region from Candidatus Anaeroferrophillus wilburensis.
GATGGTCGGGGTTACCTGTAATGATTCAATCCAGGCAATAAATTTATCCACCTCGTGGTCAACCAGCGCCTCTGCCCGATCGGCTTCATGTTTTCGCTGATCGATGTTTTCCGCCACAACCTCCTGTAAATCATCAACATCATAGAGAAAAATTCCGTCCATATCGTTGGTTGCCGGATCGATATCCCGCGGGACAGCAATGTCGATGAGAAAGATGGGCTGATTTTTACGCTTTTTCAGCGCCGGGATCAGGTGCCTGGGATTGATGATATAGGTGGGGGAACCGGTGGAGCTGAGGAGGATATCCACCCGGTCAAGCTGGTTATGGAAGTCGTCAAACTCAATGGCGTGGCCGTTAAATTCTTCAGCCAGCTGTCTGGCCCGCTGGTAGGTCCGATTGGTAACCAGCACCTGTTTGACCCCCTGGGTGATAAAGTGGCGGGCGGCCAGTTCGCACATTTCACCAGCGCCCACCAGCATGACCGTTTTGTCTCCCAAGTCATCAAAAATTTTCTTGGCCAGTTCAACGGCGGCGAAACTGACGGAAACTGCGTTGCTGGCGATCTTTGTCTTGGTGCGTACCGCTTTGGCCACCGAAAAGGCCCGGTGCATGAACTTGTTGAGGATCAGACCGGTGGTCTGCTGGTCCACGGCCAGAGCGAAGGCTTCCTTCAGCTGACCGAGAATCTGCGGTTCGCCGACAACCATGGAATCAAGGCTGGAGGCAACCCGGAAGATATGCTGGACAGCTTCGCGATTGGTGAAATAGTAAAGATTGTCGGCAAAGCGGGCGGCCGGCAGATCATGAAAGGAGGTGATGAAGGCGATGAGTTTTTCCCTGGTTTCGTCCTCATCATCACAGGTGCCATAAATCTCCACCCGGTTGCAGGTGGAGAGAATCATGCTTTCCTGCAGTCCGACCTGCTGCCGTAGCTGCTGCAAAGCAGCGGGGATTGCACCTTCAGCAAAGGCCAGGCACTCACGAATTTCCACCGGTGCCGATTTGTGGTTAACTCCCAGCGTTACAATATTCACCTGTCAACCTCAGCGGACGGCATAAGCGTGAAGTCCCGACAGGAGAAGATTGACGCCGAGAAACGTGAACATAATGGCTCCAAAACCGATAATGGAGAGAATCGCCGCCTTTTTGCCCCGCCAGGCGGAATTAATCCGGCCATGAAGCAGGGCGGCATAGAGGAACCAGGTGATCAGGGACCAGGTTTCTTTGGGATCCCAGCTCCAGTAGGATCCCCAGGCCAGCGAGGCCCAGATGGAACCGGTAATAATGCCCAGGGTCAGCAGGGGAAAACCGATGCTCAGGCAGGAGTAGCTCAGCTGGTCCAGTTTGTTGAGCGAGGGGAGCCGCTTGAACAGGCGGCTGATCCGTTTGGTTTTGATCAGGTGTTCCTGAATCAGGTACATGATTCCCAGGCCGCAGGTCATGGCCAGCATGGCGTTGCCGGCAAAACTGAAGATCACATGCACCGGCAGCCAGAAACTTTTCAGTACCGGTGGATGAGGACTAACTGGCTGGGTGATGAGGACCGCCCATAGCATGACGACGGTGGTCAGGGGATTGATGAAAGCGCCGAGAATGGAAACCCTGGCAGTTCGTGATATCCAGATGTAGGCGCCCGCCAGGAAAAGGGCAAAGCAGGAGAGCGACTCGTGGAGGTTGGTCACCGGCAGTGCCTGGCTTTCCCTGAAGCGCAGAACGAACGCCAGCAGGTGCAGGATGAAGCCGCCGGTAATGAGCCAGTTTTCCAGCCGGCTGGTGGTCTTGGAGGCCCGGTAGATTTCGCCAAAGCCCATGAGCATGCCAAGGGCGTACAGGAGGAGAGCAAGGATTAGCAGCGGGGAATAGAGTAATGATATCATTCTGACCGGTTGGAAGAGAGAGTATTATACCAACATGGTTGGTTTTCCTTTGGGACTATAGCGGTAAAACGTTGAAAGTGTCAACCGATTTATGGGGTTAGGTCGTTTGCGGTATGAAGGGGCAGGCCTGGGGGAATGATGATCAAAGGAAACAAAAAAGGTGGCACTGTCTGCCACCTTTTTCCGGCCATGATGTCCCTTTTGGCAGGGATAATTGTATGGTCGGGATGAGAGGATTTGAACCTCCGACCCCTGCGTCCCGAACGCAGTGCTCTACCGGACTGAGCCACATCCCGAATGACCGGTGTTCCTACGCCATTTTTATAAGAAAGTCAAGGGTAAATCTGGGGTTTTACAGGGAGAAAAGGCTTGACTCTCGTTTGGGAGTTTGTGTATGTTCCCCCTAGCCCTGCCACCAGCAATGCCGCCTGTTTAGGCGGGTGATCCCCCAATATTTTGACTGGTAATGGACGCCGTGTACGGCATGGCAGAGGTGTCTGCGGCAATCCTCAGGATGGACCTTGTGGGTACGAAAAAGGAGAAGATGGAAAAGATGAGTATGTCGAGCGGTTTGAATGTTTCCCAGCGCAGCCATACGTGTGGCCAATTGCGCGCTGATGATAGTGGCAAGCAGGTGATGTTATCCGGCTGGGTCCAGAACTGGCGGGACCATGGCGGGGTGGTGTTTGTCGATCTGCGGGACCGTTATGGTTTGACCCAGGTGGTGTTCAATCCCGAAACCGCACCCGAGGCCCATCAGGAAGCCCACAAGGTGAGGAGTGAATATGTACTCCAGGTGGTCGGCGAGGTAACGCCGCGGCCCGAAGGTACGGTCAATGCCACGATGGCAACCGGCGAAATTGAGGTTCTTGTCAATCAGGTTAAACTGCTGAACCGGGCCAAAACGCCGCCATTCATGGTTGATGAGCCCGGAGAGGTTTCAGAAAATCTGCGACTCCAGTACCGCTATCTTGACCTGCGGCGACCGGTCATGCAGCAGGCGATGATTTTTCGTCATCGGCTTACCAGCCTGATCCGTTCGTTTCTTGATGGTCGGGGCTTTCTCGAGATGGAAACTCCTATGCTTACCAAAAGCACTCCGGAGGGAGCCCGTGACTACCTGGTGCCCAGCCGGACCAACCCCGGCCAGTTTTTTGCCCTGCCCCAGTCCCCCCAGCTGTTCAAACAGCTGCTGATGGTTGCCGGTTTTGACCGCTATTTCCAGATC
It encodes:
- a CDS encoding glutamyl-tRNA reductase; protein product: MNIVTLGVNHKSAPVEIRECLAFAEGAIPAALQQLRQQVGLQESMILSTCNRVEIYGTCDDEDETREKLIAFITSFHDLPAARFADNLYYFTNREAVQHIFRVASSLDSMVVGEPQILGQLKEAFALAVDQQTTGLILNKFMHRAFSVAKAVRTKTKIASNAVSVSFAAVELAKKIFDDLGDKTVMLVGAGEMCELAARHFITQGVKQVLVTNRTYQRARQLAEEFNGHAIEFDDFHNQLDRVDILLSSTGSPTYIINPRHLIPALKKRKNQPIFLIDIAVPRDIDPATNDMDGIFLYDVDDLQEVVAENIDQRKHEADRAEALVDHEVDKFIAWIESLQVTPTIKALRRMAEEISQQELKKTLAGLPELTSKEQKKLEAMTRAIVNKILHHPISCIKEQAENGNQLPVEIIRQLYNLNQASEDLEQE
- the ccsB gene encoding c-type cytochrome biogenesis protein CcsB, encoding MISLLYSPLLILALLLYALGMLMGFGEIYRASKTTSRLENWLITGGFILHLLAFVLRFRESQALPVTNLHESLSCFALFLAGAYIWISRTARVSILGAFINPLTTVVMLWAVLITQPVSPHPPVLKSFWLPVHVIFSFAGNAMLAMTCGLGIMYLIQEHLIKTKRISRLFKRLPSLNKLDQLSYSCLSIGFPLLTLGIITGSIWASLAWGSYWSWDPKETWSLITWFLYAALLHGRINSAWRGKKAAILSIIGFGAIMFTFLGVNLLLSGLHAYAVR